A DNA window from Mobula hypostoma chromosome 3, sMobHyp1.1, whole genome shotgun sequence contains the following coding sequences:
- the LOC134343883 gene encoding aquaporin-3-like isoform X1, whose translation MGKQEEILRKMSLLLRVRSILVKQCLAECLGTLIHTMLSCGAIAQFTLSCGTHTEFLSVTFAIGFAVALGILVTSKVSGAHLNPAVTFALCLLACEPWLKFPFFFLAQTVGAFLGSGIMFGLYYEKLWLHGNQQLTVIGPNSTAGIFTTFPLEHVSALTGIFDQATGTAVLIFCILTIVDPLHTPVQTGLEAFTIGLVVLIIGWSMGSNSQYSLNPARDIGPRLFTAIAGWGSEVFTAGSYWFWIPLVSPIIGAALGVLMYQFIVGLRVDARGGCSTKAEQNVKPLSQKTGGS comes from the exons ATGGGGAAGCAAGAGGAGATCCTCAGAAAAATGTCCCTTCTGCTGAGAGTTCGAAGTATTCTGGTAAAACAGTGCCTGGCTGAATGTTTGGGAACGCTCATTCATACG ATGCTTAGCTGTGGAGCAATAGCGCAGTTCACACTCAGCTGTGGCACTCACACTGAATTTCTGTCCGTAACTTTTGCCATCGGATTTGCAGTAGCTCTAGGCATACTGGTGACCAGTAAAGTGTCAg GAGCTCACCTGAATCCAGCAGTGACCTTTGCTCTGTGCTTGCTTGCTTGTGAGCCTTGGTTAAAATTCCCCTTCTTCTTTTTGGCACAAACAGTAGGTGCCTTTCTTGGATCAGGAATAATGTTTGGTTTGTATTATG AGAAGTTGTGGCTCCATGGCAATCAACAGCTGACAGTTATTGGACCAAACTCGACTGCTGGGATATTTACAACATTTCCACTTGAACACGTGAGTGCACTCACTGGCATTTTTGATCAG GCAACTGGAACTGCAGTGCTCATATTTTGCATTCTTACCATCGTGGATCCTTTGCACACCCCAGTGCAGACAGGCTTGGAAGCCTTCACCATCGGCTTGGTGGTTCTGATCATTGGCTGGTCCATGGGTTCAAATTCCCAGTACTCACTAAATCCTGCCAGGGATATTGGACCTCGCTTGTTCACAGCAATTGCTGGCTGGGGATCTGAAGTTTTCAC TGCTGGAAGCTATTGGTTTTGGATTCCACTAGTCAGCCCGATCATTGGAGCCGCTTTGGGTGTTTTGATGTACCAGTTCATTGTTGGATTACGGGTTGATGCAAGAGGTGGCTGCTCCACCAAAGCAGAACAAAATGTAAAACCCCTGAGCCAGAAAACAGGCGGAAGCTGA
- the LOC134343883 gene encoding aquaporin-3-like isoform X2, whose protein sequence is MGKQEEILRKMSLLLRVRSILVKQCLAECLGTLIHTMLSCGAIAQFTLSCGTHTEFLSVTFAIGFAVALGILVTSKVSGAHLNPAVTFALCLLACEPWLKFPFFFLAQTVGAFLGSGIMFGLYYEKLWLHGNQQLTVIGPNSTAGIFTTFPLEHATGTAVLIFCILTIVDPLHTPVQTGLEAFTIGLVVLIIGWSMGSNSQYSLNPARDIGPRLFTAIAGWGSEVFTAGSYWFWIPLVSPIIGAALGVLMYQFIVGLRVDARGGCSTKAEQNVKPLSQKTGGS, encoded by the exons ATGGGGAAGCAAGAGGAGATCCTCAGAAAAATGTCCCTTCTGCTGAGAGTTCGAAGTATTCTGGTAAAACAGTGCCTGGCTGAATGTTTGGGAACGCTCATTCATACG ATGCTTAGCTGTGGAGCAATAGCGCAGTTCACACTCAGCTGTGGCACTCACACTGAATTTCTGTCCGTAACTTTTGCCATCGGATTTGCAGTAGCTCTAGGCATACTGGTGACCAGTAAAGTGTCAg GAGCTCACCTGAATCCAGCAGTGACCTTTGCTCTGTGCTTGCTTGCTTGTGAGCCTTGGTTAAAATTCCCCTTCTTCTTTTTGGCACAAACAGTAGGTGCCTTTCTTGGATCAGGAATAATGTTTGGTTTGTATTATG AGAAGTTGTGGCTCCATGGCAATCAACAGCTGACAGTTATTGGACCAAACTCGACTGCTGGGATATTTACAACATTTCCACTTGAACAC GCAACTGGAACTGCAGTGCTCATATTTTGCATTCTTACCATCGTGGATCCTTTGCACACCCCAGTGCAGACAGGCTTGGAAGCCTTCACCATCGGCTTGGTGGTTCTGATCATTGGCTGGTCCATGGGTTCAAATTCCCAGTACTCACTAAATCCTGCCAGGGATATTGGACCTCGCTTGTTCACAGCAATTGCTGGCTGGGGATCTGAAGTTTTCAC TGCTGGAAGCTATTGGTTTTGGATTCCACTAGTCAGCCCGATCATTGGAGCCGCTTTGGGTGTTTTGATGTACCAGTTCATTGTTGGATTACGGGTTGATGCAAGAGGTGGCTGCTCCACCAAAGCAGAACAAAATGTAAAACCCCTGAGCCAGAAAACAGGCGGAAGCTGA